Within the Corynebacterium afermentans subsp. lipophilum genome, the region GCCGATACGTGGGCCGTCGAAAGGCGAATGCGCCTTGGATCAAATTGCACCCGCGTAATTCACACATCACCCCCTGAAAGGGGCCGTGACATGGCGATTTGTAACGGCGGGCAGTATGCGGATAAGGTTTGTTCTCGCATTCAACGCGGACAGCGTGGAACGCATGCGGATGTAGCGCAGTTGGTAGCGCATCACCTTGCCAAGGTGAGGGTCGCGAGTTCGAGTCTCGTCATCCGCTCCAGTTCCCCAGAGGAACTTGGGCGCGATTAGCTCAGCGGTAGAGCACTACCTCGACACGGTAGGGGTCACTGGTTCGATCCCAGTATCGCGCACAGAGGGTTTATCCCCTCGTCAACTGAATAGCAATGCGGATGTAGCGCAGTTGGTAGCGCATCACCTTGCCAAGGTGAGGGTCGCGAGTTCGAGTCTCGTCATCCGCTCCAAGTACTTCGGGTTGAGGCCGAATACTTCGGAGGTAACTCCACGGTGGATTGGTCGAGTGGTTAGGCAACGGTCTGCAAAACCGTGTACACGGGTTCGATTCCCGTATCCACCTCCAAGCTGCAATAGCCTTGCGCGATTAGCTCAGCGGTAGAGCACTACCTCGACACGGTAGGGGTCACTGGTTCGATCCCAGTATCGCGCACAGAGGGTTCATCCCCTCGTCAACTGAATAGCAATGCGGATGTAGCGCAGTTGGTAGCGCATCACCTTGCCAAGGTGAGGGTCGCGAGTTCGAGTCTCGTCATCCGCTCCACGCAACAAAAGGGGCCCACCTTCCCGGTGGGCCCCTTTTGCTATTCCTGCTCCCCTGCCTCCAGGCGTTGCAGGTACAGCCGGGCGACGGTGAATTCCAGCGGCTCTTCCAACGGCGACGAGTACGTGCGCTCCCCGAAGTCGCGCGCAAGCTGGCGGCGGGCAGCGTCCACAATGGAGCCAACGAGCCCGGAGGACACCTGCATCGGGTTCTTTGGCGCGAACGCCGCCTCCGCCGGCACTCCCCGGTCCACCGCGAGCTTGCGGAAAATGTACTTGTCGTGTCCACTGTCGTCGGGCTGCACCAGCGAAGGGTGGATGCGCTGCGCGAGCTCAACAGCCGCGTGGGTCTGCCAGATCTGGACGTGCCGCTCGGGATCGTCCATGAGCCGCTCGTAGAAGTCCGGCACAAACCGCTCGCGCTTGAAGTTCTGGGAGACGTTTGCCCGCAGCGTCGCATCCCACGCCTCAACGAGACTCTCCCCCGCCGCGGGAACCACCGTGTGCCCGCCCATGAACAGCGCGTCAGCCCCGGCTCCGGAGAGAAGTACGCCTTCGGCGCCGTGCTCGTGCGAAGCGCCGTCGATAGCCGCCAGCACACAACCCGCCGAGATCTCCCACGGCTCCGGGAACTCGAGGGCCCGCACGACCCGCGCGAGAAGCCGCTCGAAGTCTTCGTCGGTGGGGCGAACAATCACGTGCTCGAGACCGCATTGCTTTGCGACGGCTGCCGCCCTGTCCACCTCCGGATCCTCCGCTTGCTGGCTGTAGGTCACGGCCAACGCGCCCGGCGCGACCTCGGCCACGTAGGTGGCCAGCAGGATGGAATCGATGCCGCCGGAGAGTTGGAGCACGGGCCGCCCCGCACTGCGGGCGACGGCGGCGGTGACGCGTGCACGAAGGTAGTGGTCGATCGCGGCCGCCGCTTCGCCGGCGTCGGCGATGTCGTAGGGCCCTTTGGTCAGCTCCTGTTCGTCTGCGACGTATTCGAGCGCTGCCCCAGTGATGTCGTGCATAGCTACGTTGTCCTTTCGCGGTAGCCGTCGTGAAGCTGCGCACCGGTGCGTCGTTGCTCGCCGGAGACGCTGTCCAAAAATGGTGCCAGCTGATAGTTGGTGTTCCTCATCTGCTCGATGTCGCGCTCAAGCCCGCTGATCCGCTCTTGGAGCTCGGCTGTCTTTCGCGGGCGTCGCAGCGAGAACTTCTGGGGTTTCGTGCGGACCTCCTTGGGGCCCTCGCGGCCTTCGCGCACCCGGAATACGGTGTTGCGCACCAAAAGGAAGAAGCCGACCATGATGAGTGCCATCAGACCGATGAGCCCGACGCGCTCGAGGGTGGAGATGCCGTCGATGCCCAGCACGCTGATGTTGGTGATCAACAACCCCATCAGAGCAGCAAACAGCGACAGCACCTCTACAGATTTCCACACGAGCTGGTTCGACTCTGACTCGAGCTGGCGGGACAACGCCTGCACCTTCTCGTCCACAGAAGCTACCTGCCTCTCGACGGCACTGCGGATGGCCGTTTGCACCTGCCACTCGGTGGAGACCAGCAGCCGGTAGTTCTTGTACTCCTCGTGGCGGGCAAGCTGTTGCGGGTCCAGTACCCGGATTGCCATGTCCAGCGATTCCACGGCGCGCCGGTAGCAGTAGTTCTGGTCTTCCAGCAGCGTTGGGTCGGCGCTAAGGGTCTGCTCCAATTCGGGTGCGTGGGTCGCGGACGGCCCAGTTTCGAAATCCCACTGCGTTGCTGCGGCGATTCTGCGGTAGGCCTCCCCCATCCGGTAGTACGCGTTGCCGTCCTTGGGATCCGACTTGACCAGAGACTCCGCCAGAATCAGCATCTCTACCCCGTAGAAGCGGAACGGAAACAGCCACAGGCCGTGCAGCAAGAGGTGGCGCAGCTTTACGGGCACACGGTCCAGGTGCCGCGAGAGGTTTGTCGGACTTTCTGGATCTAGGCCGATGGAGGAAAACAGCTCTGACGGCACGATCCGTTTTCCGGCGCTGAGTTGCGCGAACGTGAGGTAGATGCCGTTGAGGTCGTAGGGGCCGACTTGCAGTGGGGCGTCGTCGGCGCGGCTGAGCACTTCAAAAATGCCGTCGTAGTTGAAGTCGAACCGGTACAGCTGCAGCTCAATCAGCGCGGTTGCCAGGTACAGCAGGCGTGGTTGCTCCACGCTGCCGTGGCGGCGCACGCGCTGCGGCTCATGCGCGCCGAGCCCTCGTTCCCTGGCCTGCCAACAGACATCGGTGACCATGTTTAGGAAGGGCTCGAACCAGACCATCTCGGTTGCTGTTTCCGCGGTCGGCGCGAATGCCGCCCGCGCGGATTCGGCGAGGTTGTCCTTCCACTGGTGCTTGTCCGAGCGGTCGAACAGGAGCGTGTAAAACTCGGCAGTTTCCGAGTCCGCAATCCAGCCCTTTCTGGCAGCGCCAGCTGCCGCGGCGAGGTCAAAACGGTTTCCGGTAGGTTGCACAACATCCCCTTCAACAGACTGGAAGCAAGTGTAATGAACGAGCGGCCTCAAGCCCTTGATCCGGAACTACTCATCGGACAGGTGAAGCCTCCCGGACAGCGGGAGACTCGTCTCATGGGTATTGCGGCGCTGACTGGCGCTGCCGCGAGTAACGGCACCTCTTCCGGTTTGGGCAACGACACCGATTTCGCGCTGCTCAACGCTTTGCGCATCTGGTCGGATGCAGTGCTCGTCGGTGCGGAGACCGCACGCAAGGAGAACTACTTCGGGGTGCGCACTACCCAACAGCAGCGCGAGACGCGGCGCGCACGCGAGCAAGCTGAAGTGCCACCGATTGTCGTCATGACCAGGAGCCTGAATTTCAACACTGCAACGCAGCTGTTCACGGACACGCGCACACCGCCGTTGTTCACGGTGCCCGAGAGCCTGTTGGGCGACGAGGACGTCTCTGCACGCGCGCGAAACATCGAGCAGGCGGGCGGTGTAATCGTGCCAGTGGAAGGCCAACACGTGTCGGCAGTCGTGGCTGCACTTCACGCGCGCGGGTTGGCCCGCATCGTGTGCGAAGGCGGGCCCAGCTTGAATGCCCAGCTCATCGGCACCGGAGAGGTTGATGTGTTCCACTACACCGTCAGCCCGCGTGCGGTGCAGCCGTCTGAACTACGCCTGTTCGCTGAAGCGGACGCACCCTCAGACCGCGCCTTCGTGCTCGAGGCTGCGCACGCCACAAACGACTCCATGCTCTTCCTGCGCTACCGGAGCGCGCGCGAAAGCTAGCCGCACCCCGCCAGGTACGGTTAGGCGCGTGATTGCTACACCACCGCCACGAAACGCCGCCGAGGAACCCGAGGCGGGTTCGACCGCAGTGCAGCCCCAGACTTCCGACGAGCGCGCGGGCCTCACACCGGCGATTACCGTTGCCACCTGGCCTATCGCGGTGCTTCTGGTTCTGCACCGGCTGTTCATCCTCGCGCGCGCAGGTTCTGTGACGGACGATTTCACTACCGTGTGGTCCGCAGCGCGCCGTTTCGTGGAACGCGTTCCCGTGTACAACGAGGTCTACACCCACGTCGATCCGCATTACCTTTACAACCCGGGCGCAACGCTGCTGCTCGCGCCGCTGGGGCTTATCGCCGACATCGACCTGGCGCGCCCGCTGTTCATCGCTGTCAACGCCGCGTGCATCATCGCCGCGTTGGCCTGGCTGACCAAGCTTGCGGGCCGTCCACTTTCCGGGCCGACGTTTCCGGTGGCCATCGCACTGGCATTTGCCACTGAGGCCGTGACCAACACACTGGTGTTTTCCAACATCAACGGCATACTGCTGCTCGCATTGGTGGCCTGTATCGCGCTGCACCTTGCCCGCCGCGATGTCGCTGCGGGCATCGTGCTGGGGTTCGCCATCTTGGTCAAGCCGATGTTCGCCCCGCTCGTAGTTCTGCCGCTGTTGCAGCTGCGTTGGCGCCCCGCGCTCGGCGCTATCGGCATTCCGGTGGTGATGAACCTTATCGCCTGGCCGCTGACTCCCGGCGCCCGCGACTACCTCGATGTCGTTGTGCCGTATTTGGGGGTCACACGCGACTACGCCAACTCTTCCCTGTCCGGGTTCGCCGTGTATTTCGGCATGCCTAGCTGGGCGTACGGTGCACTGTTCGTTCTGCTGGCAGCCGCGGTCGCCGGGGCCGTCCTCGGGCTTTTACGAGTGCGCCACAGCCAGGAGCTGCTGTATCTCTCCGTGGGCTCCGGAGTGCTGCTCGCCGGGGTGTGCCTGCTGTCCTCCTTGGGCCAGGCGTACTACTCCATGATGCTGTTTCCCGCCCTGTTTACGGTGTTCCACCCGGATAGTCCCCTGCGCAGCTGGCCCGCTTGGCTCGGCGCTGCGCTGTGCCTGTCCCCCTTGAACTGGTCCAGCGCGTTGCACCCGCTGACCGGTAGCTGGCTCAACACGTTTTTGCCCACTGCCGGGTGGGCCGTGTTTATTGTCGCGTGCGCTGCGTGGGTATTGTTTAGGCAAACCTTGCTCGCTCCGGCAGAAAGGATTGGGCGATGACGGATTACAAGGACTTCACCGACGCGCAGTGGCGCCAGAAACTCAGCCCGGAGGAGTTCCACGTCCTGCGGGAAGCAGGCACAGAACCCCCGGGCGTCGGCGAGTACACCAACACCACCTCCGAGGGCGTGTACCGCTGCCGCGCGTGCGGCGCCGAGCTGTTCCGCTCCACCGAGAAGTTCGACGCCCACTGCGGTTGGCCCTCGTTCTTCTCCCCGCTGGCGGGCGACGCCATCATCGAGCGCGAGGACACCTCTCTCGGCATGGTGCGCACCGAGGTTTTGTGCGCAAACTGCCACTCCCACCTAGGCCATGTCTTCGCCGGCGAGGGTTTCAACACCCCCACCGATCTGCGCTACTGCATTAATTCCATTTCGTTGACGTTCGACGAAGCGTAGAAAAGGCGCCGCAAAGCAATTGCTTTCCAACGCCACCTTCGGTGCCCAGCCGCTTAGGGCAGCACCGAAATGATCTCGCCGATGTCGCCGACCCGGCGGCCCGTCTGGAACGGGATCTCCTCGCGCACGTGCAGGCGGGCCTCGGTGTAGCGCATGGTCTTCATCAACGCCTCGATGCGCTCCAGCGTCGGTGCCTCAAAGGCGAGCATCCACTCGTAGTCGCCGAGCGTGAAGGCCTCGACGGTGTTGGCTCGCACATCCGCAAAATCGCGGGCCGCCATGCCGTGCTCCGCGAGGATGCGGCGGCGCTCCTGCGGGTCCATCACGTACCAGTCGTAGGAGCGCACGAACGGGTAGACCGTAATCCAGTCCCCCGGCTCCTCACCCATGATGAAGCTAGGCAGGTGAGACTTGTTGAACTCGGCGGGGCGGTGCAGCCCGTTGCCGATCCAGCTCAATTCCACCTTCTGCCCGAGCTCCGTCTCGCGGCGGAAATCCGCGAGGGCCTTTTGCAGATGCTCGAACTCTTCGGCGTGCCACCAGATCATGAAGTCAGCATCAGCGCGGATACCGGTGTTGTCGTAAATGCCGCGGACCGTGACCACGCCTTCCTGCTCGAGGTTGGAGAAGAAGGCGCGTGCTTCGTCGATAAGCTGGCTGCGCTCGGTGCCAAGCACCCCGGGGAGCGCACGGAACACAGCGAACTGCAGAAAGCGCTGCGTGGCGTTGAGTTTGTCAAAGTCGAGCTTGGCCATGGATTTTGCCCCTTCCCTGCCGCACGGCAGATCAAACGAAAGTCGTAGGACATTCTACGCCCTAGGTTCCGACACTCACGGCGCGCCTCCCCCAACCGCGCCGGTTGCTGGATACGTTTGAGCCTGTGATGAAACCGGACACCACCTCCCCCATGTCCGCCGGAAGCGCGGGCGGCAACAGGGACGACCACGGCAACAGTGATTCCTGGCCCGCAGAATTCAGCGCGGCCGTTGAATCCATGCACGCGGCGCGCCTGCGCCCCGAAATCACCCTGGGCACCATCCGCCCGCCGCAGCGCCCCGCACCGTTCAGCCACGCCGTCGGCTTGGAGGTCGCGCACGCGGACGAAGAAAACGTCCCGGTCGACTCTGAAGGCGATGCCTTCGGCCGCCTGATCTTGCTGCACTCGCCCGCCGCGGAAGAAGCGTGGGAGGGCACCATGCGCCTGGTCGCCTACATCCAGGCCGACATGGACGACGCTGTAGCCTCGGACCCGCTGCTTCCGGACGTAGCCTGGCAGTGGCTTAACGAATCGCTGGCTGAGACAGGCGCGCGCCACACCAACCTCGGCGGCACCGTCACATCGACTGCCTCTGTGCGCTTCGGCGAGATCGGCGGGCCGCCACGCGCTTACCAGCTGGAGATGCGCGCGTCCTGGACCGCAGAGGGCACCGACCTTCAACACCACGTCGAAGCGTTTTCCAAGGTGCTCGCGCACGTGGCCGGTTTGCCTCCGGAGGGTGTGGCACAGCTCGGCGCGCGCTAATATCGTTTTTTGATGAGTGCCCGGCTGGACTACCGCCTTGTAGATACGCCCGCCGCCTTTCGTGAGGCAGCCGGCGCACTCGCGCACGGTCGCGGACCGTTCGCCGTGGACACTGAACGCGCCTCCTCCTTCCGCTACGGCAACCGCGCCTTTCTCGTGCAGGTAGCGCGCCGTGGCGCGGGAACGTTTCTGATAGCGCCCGAGGGCCACCGCGACGAGGTACGCGAGATCTTCGCACCCGTGCTGGGTGGACAAGAATGGATCATCCACGCCGCGGGAGAAGACCTGCGCAGCCTGGCACTGCTCGGCTTGCACCCCGGCATCCTTTTCGACACCGAGCTGGCATCACGGATCGTCGGCTACGACCGCCCCAACCTCGCCGCCATGGTCGAGCGTTTCGTCGGTGTGGAGCTGGAAAAAGGCCACGGCCACGAGGATTGGTCGCGCACACCGCTGCCAAAGTCGTGGCAAGACTACGCCGCACTCGACGTGGAATACCTCCACGAGCTGGCAGAAGCGCTCACGGAAGTCCTCGACGCTCACGGCAAACTGCGTTGGGCGTTCGAGGAGTTCGCGCACCTGATCGCCGTATATTCGAAGACTCCCTACCCGGAGAAGACGTGGCGGGATATGAAAGGGCTCGCGTCAGTACGTGACCAATCCGGGCTCCAAGTCGCCCGCGAACTCTGGCACGCGCGTGAAGAGATCAGCGAACAGCGCGACATCGCCCCGGGGCGGCTACTTCCCAACCGGGCTTTATTGGCTATCGCGCTCGCCGAACCGGACTCCCCTCGCGGACTGACTCGTGCGATCGGGAGTAAAGGCATGCCCTCGCGGGACGTGCGACGCTGGCTCGGCGTGGTCGAACGCGCACTTTCGGCGGACCCAGCCACGTGGCCGCGACGCCGAGATCCGCGTGAAAACAGCACACCATCGAAATCCGGCTGGGAACGCCACTACCCCGAATCGTGGCAGATGCTGCAGCTGTGCCGCGAAGACATCGCCGCCAGCGCAGAGGACTTAGACATTCGTCCCGACATTTTGCTCACGCCCGCGATTTTGCGCGAGACGGTGTGGAACGCGCCCGACAAGTCGCCGGCGTGGGACACCCACCAGGCGGCAACGGCCCTGGAGAAAGCGGGCGCGCGACCGTGGCAGATCCAAATCACTGCGCCGATCTTGGCCGCAGCGCACGCGGAGATGCTCGAGCTGGTCTAGCGCTTCGCTTCAGCTTCCGGGTCCGCCAGGCTGGCCGCCCACTGACGAACCTGATCCGCAGCAGAGGCTGGATCAAGGCCGTACTCCTGCAGGATCTCGCCGCGAGATGCGTGCAGCGGGAAAATATCCGGGAAAGCCAGCTGCCGCACCGGGGTATCCACCTCCGCGGCCGCGAGCGCCTCGGCTACAG harbors:
- the hemQ gene encoding hydrogen peroxide-dependent heme synthase, producing MAKLDFDKLNATQRFLQFAVFRALPGVLGTERSQLIDEARAFFSNLEQEGVVTVRGIYDNTGIRADADFMIWWHAEEFEHLQKALADFRRETELGQKVELSWIGNGLHRPAEFNKSHLPSFIMGEEPGDWITVYPFVRSYDWYVMDPQERRRILAEHGMAARDFADVRANTVEAFTLGDYEWMLAFEAPTLERIEALMKTMRYTEARLHVREEIPFQTGRRVGDIGEIISVLP
- a CDS encoding asparagine synthase C-terminal domain-containing protein, giving the protein MHDITGAALEYVADEQELTKGPYDIADAGEAAAAIDHYLRARVTAAVARSAGRPVLQLSGGIDSILLATYVAEVAPGALAVTYSQQAEDPEVDRAAAVAKQCGLEHVIVRPTDEDFERLLARVVRALEFPEPWEISAGCVLAAIDGASHEHGAEGVLLSGAGADALFMGGHTVVPAAGESLVEAWDATLRANVSQNFKRERFVPDFYERLMDDPERHVQIWQTHAAVELAQRIHPSLVQPDDSGHDKYIFRKLAVDRGVPAEAAFAPKNPMQVSSGLVGSIVDAARRQLARDFGERTYSSPLEEPLEFTVARLYLQRLEAGEQE
- a CDS encoding HRDC domain-containing protein; the protein is MSARLDYRLVDTPAAFREAAGALAHGRGPFAVDTERASSFRYGNRAFLVQVARRGAGTFLIAPEGHRDEVREIFAPVLGGQEWIIHAAGEDLRSLALLGLHPGILFDTELASRIVGYDRPNLAAMVERFVGVELEKGHGHEDWSRTPLPKSWQDYAALDVEYLHELAEALTEVLDAHGKLRWAFEEFAHLIAVYSKTPYPEKTWRDMKGLASVRDQSGLQVARELWHAREEISEQRDIAPGRLLPNRALLAIALAEPDSPRGLTRAIGSKGMPSRDVRRWLGVVERALSADPATWPRRRDPRENSTPSKSGWERHYPESWQMLQLCREDIAASAEDLDIRPDILLTPAILRETVWNAPDKSPAWDTHQAATALEKAGARPWQIQITAPILAAAHAEMLELV
- the msrB gene encoding peptide-methionine (R)-S-oxide reductase MsrB, encoding MTDYKDFTDAQWRQKLSPEEFHVLREAGTEPPGVGEYTNTTSEGVYRCRACGAELFRSTEKFDAHCGWPSFFSPLAGDAIIEREDTSLGMVRTEVLCANCHSHLGHVFAGEGFNTPTDLRYCINSISLTFDEA
- a CDS encoding glycosyltransferase family 87 protein, coding for MIATPPPRNAAEEPEAGSTAVQPQTSDERAGLTPAITVATWPIAVLLVLHRLFILARAGSVTDDFTTVWSAARRFVERVPVYNEVYTHVDPHYLYNPGATLLLAPLGLIADIDLARPLFIAVNAACIIAALAWLTKLAGRPLSGPTFPVAIALAFATEAVTNTLVFSNINGILLLALVACIALHLARRDVAAGIVLGFAILVKPMFAPLVVLPLLQLRWRPALGAIGIPVVMNLIAWPLTPGARDYLDVVVPYLGVTRDYANSSLSGFAVYFGMPSWAYGALFVLLAAAVAGAVLGLLRVRHSQELLYLSVGSGVLLAGVCLLSSLGQAYYSMMLFPALFTVFHPDSPLRSWPAWLGAALCLSPLNWSSALHPLTGSWLNTFLPTAGWAVFIVACAAWVLFRQTLLAPAERIGR
- a CDS encoding DUF3000 domain-containing protein, which codes for MSAGSAGGNRDDHGNSDSWPAEFSAAVESMHAARLRPEITLGTIRPPQRPAPFSHAVGLEVAHADEENVPVDSEGDAFGRLILLHSPAAEEAWEGTMRLVAYIQADMDDAVASDPLLPDVAWQWLNESLAETGARHTNLGGTVTSTASVRFGEIGGPPRAYQLEMRASWTAEGTDLQHHVEAFSKVLAHVAGLPPEGVAQLGAR
- a CDS encoding pyrimidine reductase family protein, with product MNERPQALDPELLIGQVKPPGQRETRLMGIAALTGAAASNGTSSGLGNDTDFALLNALRIWSDAVLVGAETARKENYFGVRTTQQQRETRRAREQAEVPPIVVMTRSLNFNTATQLFTDTRTPPLFTVPESLLGDEDVSARARNIEQAGGVIVPVEGQHVSAVVAALHARGLARIVCEGGPSLNAQLIGTGEVDVFHYTVSPRAVQPSELRLFAEADAPSDRAFVLEAAHATNDSMLFLRYRSARES